The proteins below come from a single Papaver somniferum cultivar HN1 chromosome 11, ASM357369v1, whole genome shotgun sequence genomic window:
- the LOC113324542 gene encoding tubulin gamma-3 chain, which yields MGALCSSILGQVVRLYKPGGDRKDVFFYQADDQHYIPRALLIDLEPRVINGIQNSEYRNLYNHENIFVSDHGGGAGNNWASGYHQGEQVQEDIMDMVDREADGSDSLEGFVLCHSIAGGTGSGMGSYLLETLNDRYSKKLVQTYSVFPNQMETSDVVVQPYNSLLTLKRLTLNADCVVVLDNTALNRIAVERLHLSNPTFAQTNSLVSTVMSASTTTLRYPGYMNNDLVGLLASLIPTPRCHFLMTGYTPLTVERQANVIRKTTVLDVMRRLLQTKNIMVSSYARTKEASQAKYISILNIIQGEVDPTQVHESLQRIRERKLVNFIEWGPASIQVALSRKSPYVQTAHRVSGLMLASHTSIRHLFSKCLSQYEKLRKKQAFLDNYRKFPMFADNDLSEFDESREIIESLVDEYKACESPDYIKWGMEDPDRAMTGEGSATGIVDPKTVV from the exons ATGGGAGCTTTATGTTCGTCGATCTTAGGTCAAGTAGTGAGGCTTTATAAGCCA GGGGGTGATAGGAAAGATGTATTTTTCTATCAAGCCGATGATCAACACTATATACCACGAGCTCTATTGATAGATTTggagcctagagttatcaatggTATTCAAAACAGTGAATATCGCAATCTGTATAATCATGAAAACATATTTGTCTCTGATCATGGAGGCGGTGCTGGGAATAACTGGGCTAGTGGGTACCACCAG GGGGAGCAAGTCCAAGAGGATATAATGGACATGGTTGATAGAGAAGCAGATGGAAGCGATAGTCTTGAAGGATTTGTCTTATGCCATTCCATTGCTGGAGGAACTGGCTCAG GAATGGGTTCATATTTGTTGGAGACTCTGAATGATCGCTATAGCAAAAAACTTGTTCAGACATATAGTGTATTTCCAAATCAGATGGAGACAAGTGATGTCGTGGTCCAACCATACAACTCACTTTTGACGCTAAAGCGGCTAACACTAAATGCAGATTGTGTTGTTGTGCTTGACAATACTGCACTGAATAGAATAGCTGTGGAGCGTCTTCATTTATCAAATCCTACATTTGCAcaaacaaattccttggtttctaCTGTGATGTCAGCAAGTACAACCACCCTACGATATCCGGGATATATGAATAATGACTTGGTCGGCCTTCTTGCATCCTTGATCCCAACACCAAGATGCCATTTTCTTATGACTGGATATACACCACTTACAGTGGAGCGTCAG GCTAATGTGATCCGCAAAACTACAGTACTAGACGTTATGAGAAGACTTCTGCAG ACCAAGAATATCATGGTTTCCTCTTATGCTCGAACTAAGGAAGCTAGTCAAGCAAAATATATATCAATATTAAATATCATTCAAGGAGAAgtagacccaactcag GTTCATGAAAGTTTGCAGAGAATACGTGAAAGGAAGCTGGTTAATTTCATTGAATGGGGTCCTGCTAGCATCCAG GTTGCACTCTCTAGGAAGTCCCCTTATGTTCAAACTGCTCATAGA GTTAGTGGTTTAATGCTTGCAAGCCATACGAGTATAAGGCACTTGTTCAGCAAATGTTTGAGCCAGTATGAGAAGCTGAGAAAGAAGCAAGCCTTTCTTGACAATTATCGCAAGTTCCCTATGTTTGCG GATAATGATCTTTCTGAATTTGATGAATCTCGAGAAATAATAGAGAGCTTAGTTGATGAATACAAGGCGTGCGAGTCGCCCGATTACATTAAATGGGGAATGGAG GATCCTGATCGTGCTATGACCGGAGAAGGCAGTGCTACAGGGATAGTGGATCCCAAAACAGTAGTGTAA
- the LOC113324541 gene encoding uncharacterized protein LOC113324541 — MGGNDLLPIYYVSRVLRDAELRYPRVEQACLALIYAMQKIRLYLLMHKTIVVAAANPIGYLASKPVLTGRTARWMLQLSEFELDYQRPKGVRGQSIADLMAMFPGEGNDEIHDHVPGEVAAADINKPWTMFFDGSLYDTVGGAGMVFEAPQGYLLSYSFKLDFPCNNNVAEYESLILGFKIAKELGLGSIKIKGDSRLVTNQVNGDFHVKDPHLSPYRSEAQNMMNQTWSTLDHMGIGKNKHADALATLASKIQLNDKE, encoded by the coding sequence ATGGGAGGAAACGACTTATTACCCATCTACTACGTGAGTCGGGTTTTGAGAGATGCGGAGTTGAGGTACCCACGAGTGGAACAAGCGTGCCTAGCCCTCATCTATGCaatgcagaaaataagactgtATCTTCTGATGCACAAGACGATCGTTGTAGCTGCGGCGAACCCCATAGGTTACCTCGCCTCCAAGCCTGTCCTAACAGGGAGAACAGCTCGATGGATGTTGCAGTTATCGGAGTTCGAACTTGATTATCAGCGGCCTAAAGGAGTAAGGGGGCAATCGATCGCTGATCTAATGGCTATGTTTCCTGGAGAGGGGAATGACGAGATTCATGATCATGTGCCCGGGGAGGTAGCTGCTGCTGATATCAACAAGCCTTGGACTATGTTTTTTGACGGATCGTTATACGATACCGTCGGAGGAGCAGGAATGGTTTTTGAGGCCCCGCAAGGATATTTGCTCTCGTATTCGTTCAAACTAGACTTCCCGTGCAATAATAATGTTGCTGAATACGAATCTTTAATCCTAGGGTTCAAGATAGCGAAAGAACTCGGCCTAGGAAGCATAAAGATAAAGGGAGACTCGAGGCTTGTAACCAACCAAGTCAACGGGGATTTCCACGTCAAAGATCCGCATTTATCACCGTATCGATCAGAAGCTCAAAACATGATGAATCAGACATGGTCCACCCTAGATCATATGGGCATAGGTAAGAATAAACATGCAGATGCCCTGGCAACCTTAGCTAGCAAGATACAACTGAATGATAAGGAATAG